The nucleotide sequence AATTGTGGGGTTAAGAACGTGTAATGTCATGTGTGGATTGTGTTTATTCACATGCAAGTGTGAATGCATCACATTGAGTGTCATGTGCTAACGTGGTATTTGTCATGTGGCATGTGAGTGAGTTGTTTGGTGAGTTTATCTCAATTGTTGAGGATTAAAACTCATGATGTTTATATGTTTGTCATGCGATTTGAGAGTTTTtaccttttaaattaatttatatatatatatatatatatactaatttCCGTGAAGTGGATGGATTAGCACGCTGTTTTTAATTCTATTTttcacttttaaataatttaaagtattttttttaaaaaaaattcaaataaaaaccaAACGTCTCCTCtacaaaataattaaattttattcttCAAATGCGTCAAATTTTACtgagaattattattttttaattttaaatttcattttccaAAAAATGCTAATTTGAAAATAGAGAATTTTCCTGAACCTAAATCTAATTTCTTAGATATTTGAATGGTGAGGTTTTACCATAATTTACTAAGAGCTCGCTGTTGAATTAAGCTCCTAAATCAACCCGAATGTTTAACACATGATAAACAGGATTACGATAGACTCAGGGGCAGATCCAGGGGTGAGGGGGGTGGCATCGGCCCTCCGCCGACGGTGAAACTTCTAGTATTATAGAATTCCACCGATGGAGAAAGAGGATACTATCCCTTATTTAAATGGCTATTGGGGAATTTAAGTGGATGAACTGACCGCCCAGAttacatacaaaaaaaaaaaaaggaatgggAGCAACTGCAAATCAATCCGGCTCATCAACTAAAAATGAATACGGATTGATTTGTGCTTCATAAATTGGACCATCCATAATCAACAAAGGACCAATTGTGGTAGCTCAAACATCAGATGAAGGGATGAAACAGAAGAAAACAATCAACATCACATCATCCTACCTACCGCATGAAAGATGCAAACTAGAAATCCAGAGTGAACATATACACACGAAGATAAATGCACAATACAGTAGCGCATCAGATCCAAACAACTTCTTACTTCCTCGATTACCAAAGGTTAAGGAACTACCCTCAAACGAACTCCAATTCCTTGAGACAAAACGTCTACCTTAACTATTTATAAACTTTTCCGTAAGTGAAACAAGTGTAGTTTCGGGCACAGCTCCAATTACAGCATTTTTCTTCTCACCATCTTTGAAGAGTAGCATGGTGGGAATGCTTCGAATACCATATTGTGTTGTTATGTCGGGGTTTTCATCGGTGTTCATCTTATAGCACTTGAGTTTTCCTTCATATTCCTTAGCCAATTTGACAATGAGTGGCTCAATCGTCTGACAAGGTTCGTACCATGGGGCCCAAAAATCTACAAGCACTGGGATATCTGACTCCAGGACAAGAGAGCGCCATGTTGAGTTGGTAACTACTGGAACTGCAGAACAATATACGAAAATTGTTAAGCATCAAAACAGTAAACCCTGAAATTACTAAAATTGTTGCTGAATTTAATTCTAATGATAATGGATAGTGTTAACTTCATAACCATTTGAGAACCAAACCGAATAAGAAACATACTAAACTAAAGCTATGTCAAAAATAAGATTGTAAAAAGCATGGTGACGACGCAACTTCAACTGGGGAAGGTGCAGTAGCGATTGGTTAAATTTTGAAGATCCTGATGACATTTTTCTAAACTAAGTGGCTGTTCAAAGGGTCCCTTTCCTTCCGGTTTGTATTTAAGCTTACATTTCATTTATGCTAATCTTGGTACATTAATGAAAAGGGGCAAAAGATAGTCAGGCTAGGAGAATATAGGGTTTATATGGTTGATGAACTCTTCTTAACAATAACTTGAACCATGAAACTCCTTCCATATTCTTTTTCTATCATTCTCTTTTGGAATTTCATGATGCCTATTCCAGTCATGCTATATTATGCTCAAATTTATGAGTTAGTTTTGTGCGTGAGATGTTTTTCATTCTAAAATTTGCACATTCATAATTAGTTTTGATGACTTGGAATTTCCTCATGATACGTGCACCAGTTTCTAAGTGAAATTTTCTACTCCCAAGCAACAGATTTGAGGCCTAAAATAATGATGACTTGGACTCAATTCACCAAGAAAGTTATACATACTAATTCATCCAAGTAAAGATACTAGTCATACATACACCACAAGGACTTGTTAATTTGTCCATATGTTGTTTCAGGGAATTGTGCAAAGGAGAGGAGCAATTGTAAACAAAATGAAACAAGGCAACTAATAGATTCCTAATCAAGGAATTCAAAGTTTCATGATACACTGAATTTGACTCCTTGCAAAGATGATAAGTAAACTTAAGATTAAATTCAAGGGTGAAAATTGTTGCTTATTGAATTCCATTTTGTACCTTGGTATTAGGTTAGCTGGATGAAGATCTTCATACGGATCAGAAAGCAAACATCTGAGTTACTCGCTATTCAAATTTTGCAATTTAGAAAATCcaatttcatgaaataagataTTCAAGATTTGTAAATATCTGAAGAAACTCTATTACACCGAGCAAACAGCTTAAAATTTTGGAACACAGATGCTGCTACATCTTACATACTGAATATCACTCCATCAGACGATGAAATAGGTTATCGTAGGAACTCAATAAAATTGATTCTCATTGACGCAGAAGAAAAAAAGCATCGCATCTCCTACAACAGAATCAGAGGTTCTTTTGATCTTGGTCTATAGTCTCACAGTTTCTAGACATTCACACGAACAATACGGTGAAGAATAATTCCATCTTTAAAAATAATCGCCAAGATCAATTGACCAACAAATTAAACACCAAACAATAAGAAAGTAAACGATCTACACATTTCGAGTAATCTAACGCAAACAAATAGCACAAACACAGCACAAAAGGGATCTAACAAAAGTCAAATGCATCAAGAATATGAATCATTACGCTCGGCTGTCGCCTCCGAGGCCTCGCAAACCACTATTACGAGGCGAGAATCCCTCGATCTCTCCTTCCGAAACTTCGGGGGCAAGACCATTGCAGGTGGAGCCGACATCCTCAGGCCCCTGAAATGGGAAAGGGGCCTCGTCGATCGGGGCCCAATGAAAGAGCTAGTCGGAGATAGTACCACGGCCCTAGCCGTCGGAACCGGAAGGCGGGGCACCGCCGTGGAATCGACCACGGTGGAGAGCATATTGGACGAGCGATCGCGAGATCGATTGAGGCCGGCGAGTGGATGTGGCCACAGGGGTGAGAGTGACAGATGCAGTGGACTGAAACGGGCGAAAATAATGTGAAAGGTACACCGCACGCAGGCCAATTGAGCACCGTAATGTTTCTATTTCTGTTGGTTTGGGACCCATTGAAGACCAATTTAAATAAAATTGCCCAAAACGAACGAGTGAGATTTAAAGCAttttgaaaataaagaaaatatatttatacGTAAAAGAAGGGAAGCCAAAATCAAATACACCCTTACCCTGTATATTTATTCCTGTACGCCACTCGCGAGTTCGGTCCGAGCACCCGAAAGTACTCCCAGGCATCCGAACTTGTGAGAGACGTCAAGGATTGTGCAAGGTAAAGATGTACAAACTAacattttcatatatatatagagagacaTGATACACTTGTAAGTACTCTCGGGCATTCCAATTCACTTTTTGAGAATCAAGGCGTCCCAACGGATAGGACTGTAAACAAGCCGACTCAACccaagctttggggtgttcaagtttgtttgataagataaccgaaccgagccgagccgagtcgagcttaaaatgaaccaaacttttgaaatgagtgttcaagcttggcttggtttaatttttatgggtttgagcttgtttgaagcttgccttgagcttggttcgtttagatattatcaatctctcaattcaagcttggcttgagcttggttcgagcttagcttgagcttgatttgagcttggttcgtttagatgttatcaagctctcaattcaaacttgtttgattgtttgaaacttttaattgtttgattggttattaaaattgataatttaaatttatttatttattttattttattgtttatttagcatattgaaaagagttttattaataaatatggtttgtaaaaattattcatgaacgttgttcacgaacattgttcacgaacgttgttcacgaatattgttcacgaacgttgttcacgaacattgttcacgaacgttattcacgaacgttaacgagctgaacacatatgtgttcaaacttgtttgtttagcttaacgaactgtttaagcttgtttgtttaattaatctaatgtatattgaacgaacataaacaagctcttatcaagccgaacaccaagcttgttcacgaacgcttggttcatttacaaccctaccaaCGGACATCCAGACACTCAGACCTGTGAGAGGTGCCTAGGAATGTACATGGTAAGGATGTGTagactaacattcacacacacacatattAATTAGTGTTAGTTAactgctataacgtgtagcagctaatgTAAAGTAGTTGCTATAACGTTGAGCAGCTATATAGGGTAGCTGCTACATTATGTAGCAGTTACTGTCGgatagctgctacaagttgtaactgctacaacgtgtattAGCTATCAATAGGGTAACTATTACATtggcaatttttttaaaaattatataacaaaaaaaaaagtaagaaaaTGTTGTTTGGAGTGTCGAACTAGTTGTTAtaatgttatagcagctaccctcgaagtagctgctataacgttgtagcaactaacatttcaagtagctgctacaacattgtagcagctatattAATTAACATTTTAATACCTAGGGCATCCAAGAAAGACAacatattttttctcttatattaattaaatagatcatttagaATCACGTATAAATAGTATATATTATGAATAGAgaaaattacaacttaaaatgaaacaacttaccaagtagctgctacacgttgcaGCAGCTACTTGGTGGAcatttagctgctacaatgtgtagtagcTAACTGTacaagtaactgctacaacgtgtaacaactAACTGTTCAAGTGACTGCAGACGTTGGCTTTGTACgttgtagcataaatccttcTAATATATATTAGGATCATGGTCGggaa is from Zingiber officinale cultivar Zhangliang chromosome 7B, Zo_v1.1, whole genome shotgun sequence and encodes:
- the LOC122005208 gene encoding thioredoxin 1-like → MLSTVVDSTAVPRLPVPTARAVVLSPTSSFIGPRSTRPLSHFRGLRMSAPPAMVLPPKFRKERSRDSRLVIVVCEASEATAELPVVTNSTWRSLVLESDIPVLVDFWAPWYEPCQTIEPLIVKLAKEYEGKLKCYKMNTDENPDITTQYGIRSIPTMLLFKDGEKKNAVIGAVPETTLVSLTEKFINS